In the Molothrus ater isolate BHLD 08-10-18 breed brown headed cowbird chromosome 26, BPBGC_Mater_1.1, whole genome shotgun sequence genome, one interval contains:
- the ACSBG2 gene encoding long-chain-fatty-acid--CoA ligase ACSBG2 isoform X4, whose product MRGTVLCESDARMALAEPVSVAYCSSALQGSCEVAGEDVLLNSSPRAAEPHNSEPGQDSKIEGYQVNSLSPKAASPSPGSSMWTTRRDGEVKLRMEEQGPGSEAPKTVHQLLEESVSKYSDYYALASKKNGKWIKLTYKMYYDECWKAAKSFLKLGLERFHGVGILGFNSAEWFIADIGAILAGGFAVGIYTTNSPEACHYVAENCSANIIVVENHKQLQKILEIEHRLPHLKAIVQYGEEIKENRPKLYSWRQFLELGRDVPDEQLRAIVATQKPNQCCTLIYTSGTTGQPKGVMLSHDNLTWTAAVAARFIMLRDARDKQEEVVSYLPLSHIAAQMCDIWAAMTLGVQVYFAQPDALKGSLVETLREVRPTAFLGVPRVWEKMEEKMKSVGMKASALRRKVAAWAKGVGLQTNLKKMDGCSEEPVNFRLARQLVYRKVRKAIGLDRCTKCYTGAAPITRETLEFFLSLNIPVLELYGMSESSGPHTISLPHAFKLGSCGKELSGCHTLIHKPDKDGIGEICFSGRHVFMGYLNMEDKTKEAIDQDGWLHSGDLGKHDKDGFLFITGRIKELIITAGGENIPPVPIEDAVKNAVPIISNAMLVGDKAKFLSMLLTLKCVVDAETGEPGDDLAPEALEFCQRLGSKATKVSEIISSKDKAIYTAIQKGISAVNEGAVSNAQKVQKWVLLEKDFSLFGGELGPTMKLKRPVVAQKYRDQIAQFYTDTETPSGEPSSRP is encoded by the exons CAGCCTCCCCCTCTCCTGGCTCCAGTATGTGGACAACTCGTCGTGATGGGGAGGTCAAGCTGAGGATGGAagagcagggccctggcagCGAGGCCCCAAAGACTGTGCACCAGCTCCTGGAGGAAAGCGTCAGCAAATACAGTGACTATTATGCCCTTGCATCCAAAAAAAATGGCAAATGGATAAAGCTGACGTATAAGATGTACTATGATGAGTGCTGGAAAGCAGCCAAAAGCTTTCTGAAG ctggggctggagcgTTTCCATGGAGTGGGCATCCTGGGATTCAATTCTGCTGAGTGGTTCATTGCTGACATTGGAGCTATCCTTGCAGG gggATTTGCTGTTGGGATCTACACTACAAACTCTCCTGAGGCCTGTCATTATGTAGCAGAGAACTGCAGTGCCAACATCATAGTGGTGGAAAACCataaacagctgcagaaaatctTAGAA ATTGAACACAGACTACCTCATCTGAAGGCCATTGTCCAGTATGGGGAGGAGATCAAAGAGAACAGACCAAAACTGTACTCG TGGAGGCAgttcctggagctgggcagggacgTGCCGGACGAGCAGCTCCGCGCGATCGTCGCGACGCAGAAACCCAACCAGTGCTGCACCCTCATCTACACCTCGGGCACCACGGGGCAGCCCAAGGGGGTCATGCTCAGCCACGACAAC CTGACGTGGACGGCGGCGGTGGCCGCGCGCTTCATCATGCTGAGAGATGCCCGGGACAAGCAGGAGGAGGTGGTCAGCTACCTGCCCCTCAGCCACATTGCTGCACAAATGTGTGACATTTGGGCAGCCATGACCCTCGGAGTGCAAGTTTACTTTGCCCAACCAGATGCATTGAAG GGCAGCTTGGTGGAGACCCTGCGAGAAGTGAGGCCAACTGCTTTTTTGGGAGTTCCTCGTGTCTGGGAAAagatggaagagaaaatgaaatctgtGGGCATGAAAGCCTCAGCGCTCCGACGGAAAGTGGCAGCGTGGGCCAAGGGAGTGGGGCTGCAGACCAACCTCAAGAAGATGGATGG GTGCTCGGAGGAGCCGGTGAATTTCCGCCTGGCCAGGCAGTTGGTGTACAGGAAGGTGCGCAAGGCCATCGGGCTGGACCGCTGCACCAAGTGCtacacaggggctgctcccatcACCAGAGAGACCCTGGAGTTCTTTCTGAGCCTGAACAttcctgtgctggagctctATGGCATGAGTGAGAGCTCTGGGCCCCACACCATCTCCCTACCTCACGCCTTCAAGCTGGGCAG ctgtgggaaggagctgtCAGGGTGCCACACCCTGATCCATAAACCAGACAAGGATGGCATTGGGGAGATCTGCTTCTCAGGCAGGCATGTCTTCATGGGCTACCTGAACATGGAGGACAAAACCAAAGAAGCCATTGATCAGGATGGCTGGCTGCACTCAGGGGACCTGGGCAAGCACGACAAGGATGGATTCCTCTTCATCACAGGCAGAATTAAAG AGCTCATCATCACAGCAGGAGGTGAGAACATTCCTCCTGTTCCAATCGAGGATGCTGTCAAGAATGCTGTTCCCATCATCAGCAATGCCATGCTGGTTGGAGACAAAGCCAAATTCCTTTCTATGCTCCTGACACTAAAG TGCGTTGTGGATGCAGAAACGGGGGAGCCTGGAGATGACCTCGCTCCAGAAGCTCTGGAATTCTGTCAGAGGCTGGGCAGCAAGGCCACCAAGGTCTCAGAAATCATCAGCAGCAAAGACAAGGCCATCTACACTGCCATCCAGAAAGGGATCTCTGCTGTCAATGAGGGAGCTGTGTCCAATGCCCAGAAGGTTCAGAAGTGGGtcctgctggagaaggacttCTCCCTGTTTGGTGGAGAGCTTG GCCCCACCATGAAGCTGAAGAGGCCGGTGGTGGCTCAGAAATACCGGGACCAAATCGCTCAGTTTTACACGGACACCGAAACCCCCTCGGGGGAGCCCTCGAGCCGGCCATAG